Proteins encoded in a region of the Chryseobacterium piperi genome:
- a CDS encoding endonuclease/exonuclease/phosphatase family protein, with the protein MLLTFFWILVWKKRAILFLLFGFIFINPIKRWVNYSSDIKAVSNLKIVSLNAKGGTFGVQNINAYIEKQNADIILLQEHGNIKKYQFKGFEKGKSNDIISIFSKYRIIDQKELIDSNPDTNNAYANQTDIEIRGKIYRFVNVYLQPFKFEKSMVKLQGNSKEDEQKLKDIVKRLIPTFKMHQEQVAAIRKGIDNSPYPVILVGDFNSVPNSYEYYHLGDGLKDAFMESGRGSATSFHEYKFPIRIDYVFTSPSIQAVSYKVDRSVRISDHYPVITTLKL; encoded by the coding sequence GTGTTATTGACTTTTTTCTGGATTCTAGTCTGGAAGAAAAGAGCTATACTGTTTCTTTTATTTGGATTTATTTTTATCAATCCTATTAAGAGATGGGTTAATTACTCTTCTGATATAAAAGCAGTTTCTAATTTAAAAATTGTTTCACTTAATGCAAAAGGGGGAACATTTGGCGTGCAAAATATCAATGCATATATTGAAAAACAGAATGCAGACATTATTTTGCTACAGGAACACGGCAATATAAAAAAATATCAGTTCAAGGGTTTTGAAAAAGGAAAAAGTAATGATATTATTTCAATTTTTTCTAAGTACAGGATTATTGATCAGAAAGAGCTGATCGATAGTAATCCTGATACGAACAATGCCTATGCGAATCAAACAGATATTGAAATAAGAGGAAAAATATACAGGTTTGTTAATGTCTATCTTCAACCGTTTAAGTTTGAGAAGAGTATGGTTAAGCTTCAGGGAAATAGTAAAGAAGATGAGCAGAAGCTAAAAGATATTGTTAAAAGATTAATTCCCACTTTTAAAATGCATCAGGAGCAGGTAGCTGCTATCAGAAAAGGAATTGACAATTCTCCTTATCCTGTAATATTAGTCGGAGACTTTAATTCGGTTCCCAATTCATATGAATATTATCACTTGGGAGACGGCCTTAAAGATGCTTTTATGGAATCGGGAAGAGGAAGTGCTACCAGCTTTCATGAGTATAAATTTCCAATAAGAATTGATTACGTATTTACGTCTCCATCGATACAGGCTGTTAGTTATAAAGTTGACCGTTCTGTCAGAATTTCAGATCATTATCCGGTTATTACAACTCTCAAACTATAA
- a CDS encoding RagB/SusD family nutrient uptake outer membrane protein, translated as MKKYIYPFLFLGSLLATNSCNLDRLPEDQISTEIYWKTEKDATLALNGVYSLLGSAAYAAWYNDAYADNAYAQYSWESTANIASLGDINATSDFGYDWATIRRANTFMENINKVSMDNERKKRYIAETRFLRAYSYFILAQIFGPLPLVEKSTPDLGSLTPLPEADIITYVLNELNAVTPDLPAEYGGGVGIEKGRVTKGAALALKARIQLYYNQWSNAAATAKQVMDSGTYSLFKTTAVTDRDLADGYESNLVTFGSNDEKMNFYRGLASYQKLFWAANKANREYILTSQYVLNSPISSALYTLLFPNNVGGWSSITPTIELVNTYWKRDGSVFVPPTPQQRAASYNDGNPTLEYLNEFKNRDTRLYASILFPKSKWNAIENNYIFNWPRGGNNTSKVGYHFRKLADPNYKIGPWTGPEDYPLIRYAEVLLTYAEAQNEVSGPNASVYDALDLIRDRVAMPKISRTQTQESLRALIRNERRIELAGEGFRYADVRRWNIGGDVMHDIYDITNGLVQKRVWQNKFVRFPYPQSAVDYNPLLKSAQAAKGY; from the coding sequence ATGAAAAAGTATATATATCCTTTCCTGTTTTTAGGCAGCCTGTTGGCTACCAATTCATGCAATCTGGACCGCCTTCCTGAAGATCAGATCTCAACAGAAATTTATTGGAAAACAGAAAAAGATGCAACACTTGCCTTAAATGGAGTTTATTCTTTATTGGGTAGCGCAGCCTACGCAGCCTGGTATAATGATGCCTATGCTGACAATGCTTATGCACAGTATTCATGGGAAAGTACGGCAAATATCGCCTCACTCGGGGATATCAATGCAACATCCGATTTCGGATACGACTGGGCAACCATCCGGAGAGCCAATACCTTTATGGAAAATATAAATAAGGTAAGCATGGATAACGAGAGGAAAAAAAGATATATTGCGGAAACACGTTTCCTGAGGGCCTATTCCTATTTTATTTTAGCCCAGATCTTTGGTCCGTTACCCCTTGTGGAAAAGTCGACCCCGGATCTGGGATCTCTCACCCCACTACCGGAAGCAGATATTATTACCTATGTTTTGAATGAGCTGAATGCTGTAACACCTGACTTACCGGCAGAGTATGGTGGTGGTGTGGGAATTGAAAAAGGAAGAGTCACAAAAGGGGCCGCATTGGCTTTAAAAGCGAGAATCCAACTTTATTATAATCAATGGTCAAATGCAGCTGCAACCGCAAAACAAGTCATGGATTCCGGCACATACAGCCTTTTCAAAACAACTGCGGTAACAGATAGAGATCTGGCTGACGGGTATGAAAGCAATTTGGTAACATTTGGTTCAAATGATGAAAAGATGAACTTCTACAGAGGGCTTGCGAGCTATCAGAAGTTATTCTGGGCAGCCAACAAGGCAAACAGAGAGTATATTTTAACTTCTCAATATGTGCTGAACAGTCCTATTTCAAGCGCCCTTTACACGCTTCTTTTTCCGAATAATGTAGGCGGCTGGAGCTCAATTACGCCAACCATAGAGCTTGTGAATACCTATTGGAAAAGGGATGGATCGGTGTTTGTACCGCCAACCCCACAGCAGAGAGCAGCCAGTTATAATGACGGAAACCCTACCCTTGAATACCTTAATGAGTTTAAAAACCGGGACACCAGACTGTATGCATCCATACTTTTCCCGAAGAGCAAGTGGAATGCAATAGAAAATAATTATATATTCAACTGGCCAAGAGGAGGAAACAATACCTCCAAGGTAGGTTATCACTTCAGAAAGTTGGCAGATCCCAATTATAAGATAGGTCCGTGGACTGGGCCGGAGGACTATCCTCTGATACGCTATGCGGAGGTTCTCCTTACTTATGCGGAAGCTCAAAATGAAGTTTCAGGCCCCAACGCAAGCGTTTATGATGCGCTGGACCTCATCAGGGATAGGGTGGCGATGCCCAAAATATCCAGAACCCAGACCCAAGAAAGCCTCAGAGCCCTGATCAGAAATGAACGACGGATTGAGCTTGCGGGAGAAGGATTCAGATACGCAGATGTCCGAAGATGGAATATCGGCGGAGATGTTATGCATGATATTTATGACATTACCAATGGCCTGGTTCAGAAAAGGGTTTGGCAAAACAAGTTTGTGAGATTCCCCTATCCACAAAGTGCTGTGGACTACAATCCTCTTCTGAAAAGCGCCCAGGCAGCAAAGGGTTATTAA
- the mutL gene encoding DNA mismatch repair endonuclease MutL, with amino-acid sequence MSDIIQLLPDHVANQIAAGEVVQRPASIVKELLENAIDADASKIELIVRDAGKNLIQVVDDGKGMSETDARMAFERHATSKIRATDDIFKIATKGFRGEALASIAAVSQVELRTKQKETNIGTNIYIEGGVFQFQDPVQTSDGSNFLVKNLFFNVPARRKFLKNNNIEFRHVIDEFQRVALAHENLEFSLFHDDEPVFRLRKGSQMQRIVDIFGRKLQPQLIPIKEDIIWCKLHGFVAKPEGAKKTRGEQFLFVNGRFFKSPYFNKAVQEAFEGLLLPGYIPTFFLFLELDPEKIDVNIHPQKTEVKFEDEHLIFALIRSTIKRSLGIYNVAPSLDFERDPQLDELMQKTFPSKGNTGGTIKMPEIVVDKDYNPFLEEREVRQTEIQNLAEMYHQNIAAEPSKINLFEDEDFDEDLMRLPNGYWLFNKGDRTLMLDLGRMHRLFVSENNKPTKKGTTNSHALLFSLEYHMNEIEKNKYKSIKKYLPELGFGMKIAHESVLRIDAVPEGLKETQVMKFLENLFDILEYKTEEEFMQYYQNQWAKMQSKSRFDFIYKKDAEQLIKDFTALGFPEFLPNGKRCFYEVPFNDFKNKF; translated from the coding sequence ATGTCAGATATTATTCAGCTTTTACCGGATCATGTAGCCAACCAAATTGCGGCAGGAGAAGTGGTGCAGAGACCTGCGTCCATTGTGAAAGAACTATTGGAGAATGCCATCGATGCGGATGCTTCTAAAATAGAGCTGATTGTAAGGGATGCCGGGAAAAACCTGATACAGGTTGTAGATGATGGAAAGGGGATGTCTGAGACCGATGCAAGAATGGCGTTTGAAAGACATGCAACATCTAAGATCCGGGCAACCGATGATATTTTTAAAATCGCAACCAAGGGATTCCGTGGTGAGGCCTTAGCTTCTATCGCAGCAGTCTCTCAGGTAGAGCTTAGAACAAAACAGAAAGAAACAAATATTGGAACCAATATCTATATCGAAGGCGGAGTTTTCCAATTTCAGGATCCGGTACAAACATCGGATGGTTCTAATTTTCTGGTAAAAAACTTATTCTTTAATGTCCCGGCAAGAAGAAAGTTTCTTAAAAATAATAATATTGAATTCAGGCATGTTATCGACGAATTTCAACGTGTGGCATTAGCACATGAAAACCTGGAGTTTTCCCTGTTTCATGATGATGAGCCTGTTTTTAGACTTAGGAAAGGAAGCCAGATGCAGCGGATTGTGGATATTTTCGGAAGAAAATTGCAGCCTCAGCTCATTCCGATCAAAGAAGATATCATCTGGTGTAAGCTTCACGGATTCGTGGCTAAGCCTGAAGGAGCTAAAAAAACAAGAGGGGAGCAGTTCCTTTTTGTCAACGGAAGGTTCTTTAAAAGCCCTTATTTTAATAAGGCTGTTCAGGAGGCATTTGAAGGTTTGCTTTTACCGGGGTATATTCCTACTTTTTTCCTTTTCCTGGAGCTTGATCCGGAGAAAATTGATGTTAATATCCATCCTCAAAAAACAGAAGTTAAATTTGAAGATGAACATCTCATTTTTGCATTGATCCGCTCTACAATAAAGAGATCTTTAGGAATCTACAATGTTGCTCCCAGTCTTGACTTTGAGAGGGATCCGCAATTGGATGAGCTCATGCAGAAGACATTTCCAAGCAAGGGAAATACCGGCGGAACAATAAAAATGCCTGAAATCGTTGTTGATAAGGACTATAACCCATTTTTAGAAGAAAGAGAAGTAAGGCAAACTGAAATTCAGAATCTTGCTGAAATGTACCATCAAAATATTGCAGCAGAACCTTCAAAAATTAATTTATTTGAGGATGAAGATTTTGATGAAGACCTGATGAGACTTCCTAACGGATATTGGTTATTCAACAAAGGGGATAGGACATTAATGCTGGATTTGGGAAGAATGCACCGCTTGTTTGTTTCGGAAAATAATAAACCGACAAAGAAGGGAACTACCAATAGCCATGCGCTTCTTTTCTCTCTGGAATACCACATGAATGAGATTGAGAAGAATAAATATAAATCAATCAAGAAATATCTTCCGGAGCTGGGGTTTGGTATGAAAATCGCCCACGAAAGTGTTTTAAGGATTGATGCTGTTCCGGAAGGGCTAAAAGAAACTCAGGTCATGAAATTTCTTGAAAACCTGTTTGATATTTTAGAATATAAGACGGAAGAGGAATTTATGCAGTACTATCAGAATCAATGGGCTAAGATGCAGTCTAAATCCAGATTTGATTTTATATATAAAAAAGATGCGGAACAACTCATTAAAGATTTTACAGCATTAGGATTTCCCGAATTTTTACCCAATGGAAAAAGATGCTTTTATGAAGTTCCGTTTAATGATTTTAAAAACAAATTTTAA
- a CDS encoding endonuclease/exonuclease/phosphatase family protein: protein MIKERLDRFFMKPSQILLFSHIAVIVLLLCTLGNAWVPPNILGSLNLLPLVFPYLVLVHIVLTIVWIIKKKKIAIVFLLSTFIFYNPIRRWINFSPKTENTKSMRDVKILTFNVKYGEFGWDKVKKYINDQDADIVLIQEKDTNRAVRKDMVKYPTVILKTKHRVIRQAELIEDKSRGNSFYADVEINGKIIRIVNVYLEPFRLNKSMFNFDGLGKESNKLSILLSHFTPTFKAHEEQIKSIRKVIDLSPYPVILAGDFNSVPNSYEYYSLGKNLEDAYLKVGNGISTSFHDYKIPLRIDYIFTSKDIIPLSYKIDHSVKLSDHYPVIAEFLLN from the coding sequence TTGATTAAGGAAAGGCTAGACCGTTTTTTCATGAAGCCGAGCCAGATATTATTGTTTTCACATATTGCCGTTATTGTTCTACTATTGTGTACTTTAGGGAATGCATGGGTGCCTCCTAATATTCTGGGGAGTTTGAACCTTCTTCCTTTGGTTTTTCCTTATCTGGTATTGGTGCATATTGTATTAACAATAGTATGGATTATTAAAAAAAAGAAGATCGCTATTGTTTTTCTTTTGAGTACTTTTATTTTCTATAATCCTATCAGACGATGGATCAACTTTTCCCCTAAAACTGAGAATACGAAATCGATGCGGGATGTTAAAATATTGACATTCAATGTGAAATATGGTGAGTTTGGCTGGGATAAAGTGAAAAAATATATCAATGATCAGGATGCAGATATTGTGTTGATTCAGGAAAAAGACACCAACAGAGCAGTAAGGAAGGATATGGTTAAATACCCTACGGTAATTTTAAAGACAAAACATAGGGTTATAAGACAAGCTGAGCTGATCGAAGATAAATCCAGAGGAAATTCTTTTTATGCTGATGTTGAGATTAATGGAAAGATTATAAGAATAGTAAATGTATACCTTGAACCGTTCCGCTTAAATAAATCGATGTTTAATTTCGATGGTCTTGGAAAAGAGTCCAATAAACTAAGTATTCTGTTATCTCATTTTACACCGACATTCAAAGCTCATGAGGAGCAAATAAAAAGCATCAGAAAAGTAATCGATCTCTCACCTTATCCTGTAATACTGGCGGGTGATTTTAATTCGGTTCCTAATTCATATGAGTATTATAGCCTTGGAAAAAACCTTGAAGATGCGTATTTGAAGGTAGGTAATGGAATTTCTACGAGTTTTCATGACTATAAAATTCCTTTGAGAATTGATTATATTTTTACATCGAAAGATATAATACCCTTAAGCTATAAAATAGATCATTCTGTAAAATTATCTGATCACTATCCGGTAATTGCGGAATTTCTATTAAATTAG
- a CDS encoding sensor histidine kinase, translated as MFNRVVTNQTKTMVLLMLVFTTIILLFGGMVYFSIVNFSHQRFYELLKIRTTTIIQIEKSKEHLDLRENRVLNNTNDEELPMEKDYVFMVPTDSNFKKISQEIHIPDTFFKNIVKQGEANYNDQEFYYIGQSFKFNDREYIAIASAKNHYVVYYLGFLKRTLITCIVLSLFFSMIFSFYLSKTLFKPILKITGKVKEISSENLHLRLESHPDNKELNELVDTFNDMLNRIETSFETQNHLIGNVSHELRTPLTSIMGEADVALSINRTPEEYKETLEIILDEAEKLDKKIKALLMIAQTGFDGKIQKMDKIRIDQLLWDVIETLRRIDTRNNIYLDISMLPDNPKKLKVQGNEQLLHLAVANIINNGCKYSNFQQVRVSLGATDTDVYIIVKDNGIGIPEEEMNKIYDPFFRASNTQNYEGYGIGLPLARNIVRMHHGELIVSSHENQGTTVQLRFPNFYSMMQVEREGL; from the coding sequence ATGTTTAATAGAGTTGTAACGAATCAAACCAAAACAATGGTGCTTTTAATGCTGGTTTTTACCACCATTATATTATTATTTGGAGGTATGGTTTACTTCTCAATTGTTAACTTTTCACATCAGAGGTTCTATGAGCTGCTCAAAATAAGAACCACTACAATTATACAGATTGAGAAAAGCAAAGAGCATCTTGATCTTCGGGAAAATCGTGTTTTGAATAATACCAATGATGAAGAGCTTCCCATGGAAAAAGACTATGTCTTCATGGTTCCTACAGATTCCAATTTTAAAAAAATTTCACAGGAAATTCATATTCCTGATACGTTTTTCAAAAACATTGTAAAACAAGGAGAAGCTAATTATAATGATCAGGAGTTTTATTATATAGGCCAGTCTTTCAAGTTTAATGACCGGGAATATATTGCCATTGCTTCAGCTAAGAATCATTATGTAGTGTATTATCTCGGATTCCTTAAAAGAACATTGATTACCTGTATTGTACTTTCGCTTTTCTTCAGTATGATCTTTTCTTTTTATCTGTCGAAAACCTTATTTAAACCGATATTAAAAATTACAGGTAAGGTGAAGGAAATCAGTTCTGAAAACCTTCATTTAAGACTGGAATCTCATCCCGATAACAAAGAATTGAATGAGCTTGTAGATACGTTTAATGATATGCTTAACAGGATAGAGACCTCATTTGAAACGCAGAATCACTTGATTGGAAACGTCTCCCATGAGCTCAGAACACCACTCACCTCCATTATGGGTGAAGCTGATGTTGCTCTTTCTATCAACAGAACCCCTGAAGAATATAAAGAAACATTGGAAATTATTCTCGACGAAGCAGAGAAGTTGGATAAAAAAATCAAAGCCTTGCTGATGATTGCCCAAACAGGTTTTGATGGCAAAATTCAGAAAATGGATAAAATACGGATTGACCAGCTGCTTTGGGATGTTATTGAAACATTGAGAAGAATAGATACCCGGAATAATATCTACCTCGATATAAGTATGTTGCCGGATAATCCTAAAAAACTAAAAGTACAGGGTAATGAGCAATTACTGCATCTTGCTGTTGCTAACATTATTAATAACGGCTGTAAGTATTCTAATTTTCAGCAGGTAAGAGTTTCATTAGGAGCTACGGATACCGATGTGTACATTATTGTAAAAGACAATGGAATCGGAATTCCTGAAGAGGAAATGAATAAAATCTATGATCCGTTTTTCAGAGCCTCCAATACCCAAAATTATGAAGGATACGGCATCGGCCTTCCTCTGGCAAGAAATATTGTAAGAATGCACCATGGAGAGTTGATCGTAAGTTCTCATGAAAATCAAGGGACTACCGTACAGCTTCGTTTTCCTAATTTTTATAGTATGATGCAGGTAGAGAGGGAAGGATTGTAA
- a CDS encoding rhomboid family intramembrane serine protease — translation MFNNIPPITRNIILINVIVFIFSNFLLRDQLTVYLAAFYPFSPYFHSWQIITHMFMHGSIMHILFNMLTLWSFGPVLEQSLGEKKYLILYFVSGLGAFFLFNLWNFVEVQQISNELQGLGFNVDAYLSGAKGTFMGSTESILKQKELLAGLNGIIATPMVGASGAIFGVIAAFATLYPDSKIGIMFIPVPIKVKYLLPILLVISIYLGVSGNVGGIAHFAHVGGAIVGFILAYIWKRKLYRMR, via the coding sequence ATGTTTAACAATATACCACCGATTACAAGAAACATTATCCTTATAAATGTAATTGTATTCATCTTTTCAAACTTTTTACTTAGAGATCAGCTTACAGTTTACCTTGCTGCCTTTTATCCGTTTTCCCCATACTTTCATTCATGGCAGATTATAACGCATATGTTTATGCATGGGAGTATCATGCATATTTTATTTAATATGTTGACGTTGTGGAGTTTCGGGCCTGTGCTAGAGCAGTCGTTGGGCGAAAAAAAATATCTGATTCTTTATTTTGTAAGTGGTTTAGGCGCATTTTTCTTATTCAATCTGTGGAACTTTGTTGAGGTTCAGCAAATTTCTAATGAGCTGCAAGGGTTGGGTTTTAATGTGGATGCTTATTTATCCGGAGCAAAAGGAACATTTATGGGAAGTACTGAATCCATTCTCAAACAGAAGGAATTATTGGCTGGTTTAAACGGTATTATCGCAACTCCAATGGTTGGTGCTTCAGGTGCTATTTTTGGTGTTATTGCCGCTTTTGCAACTCTATATCCGGATTCAAAAATTGGAATCATGTTTATTCCTGTTCCTATTAAGGTAAAATATCTATTGCCTATTTTACTTGTTATTTCTATTTATTTAGGGGTTTCAGGAAATGTAGGAGGGATTGCTCATTTTGCCCATGTAGGAGGAGCTATTGTTGGATTTATATTAGCTTACATCTGGAAGAGAAAGCTGTATAGAATGCGTTAA
- a CDS encoding YoaK family protein — protein sequence MLRNYSNSRTLGDNIRLGTLTAFTAGTINIASLLIFLSFTSNVTGHYAILAAEISKGNWTQVAVVGGWIFMFFFGGFLSNLIVISFNKKSKYLAHATPLVLEIMALLFVGIYGQFFYQKTLEETQYLVALMLFATGLQNGLTASISNFSVKTTHLTGTTTDLGILVSMFTHKKYRRNPELIARAKLLSSIMFAYVLGAVFSGLTYYYLEFRVFYVISFCLLIVIGYDFYKIHVRHFKTQYRYSKIYKKPTVLAYLYEKIHGEPKKEKTKEKRNLVFETKMQE from the coding sequence ATGTTAAGAAATTATAGTAACAGCAGGACATTGGGGGACAATATAAGACTGGGGACGCTGACTGCCTTTACGGCAGGAACTATAAATATTGCATCTCTATTAATATTTCTTTCTTTTACTTCGAATGTAACGGGGCACTATGCCATTTTAGCGGCAGAAATAAGTAAGGGAAACTGGACTCAGGTAGCCGTCGTTGGGGGGTGGATATTTATGTTCTTTTTCGGAGGTTTTTTATCAAACCTTATTGTCATCAGCTTCAATAAAAAAAGCAAGTATTTAGCCCATGCTACGCCACTTGTTTTAGAAATCATGGCGCTGTTGTTTGTTGGGATCTATGGGCAGTTTTTCTATCAGAAAACATTAGAAGAAACGCAATACCTCGTTGCCTTGATGCTTTTTGCTACAGGTTTACAGAATGGTTTGACGGCAAGTATCTCTAATTTTTCAGTAAAAACAACCCACCTTACAGGAACCACGACCGACCTGGGAATCTTAGTCTCTATGTTTACGCATAAGAAATACAGAAGAAACCCGGAATTGATTGCGAGAGCTAAACTATTATCAAGTATTATGTTTGCGTACGTTTTAGGGGCTGTATTTTCAGGATTGACCTATTACTACCTTGAATTCAGAGTATTTTATGTAATCAGTTTCTGTCTATTAATTGTGATCGGATATGATTTTTACAAAATCCATGTCAGACACTTTAAAACACAATACAGATATAGTAAAATCTATAAAAAGCCTACTGTTTTGGCTTATCTCTATGAAAAAATTCATGGAGAGCCCAAAAAAGAAAAAACAAAAGAAAAAAGAAACCTTGTATTTGAGACTAAAATGCAAGAATAA